A stretch of the Streptomyces ortus genome encodes the following:
- a CDS encoding MFS transporter, translating to MSEAVVPPVRMCRPSIGALGILALALGALQSVVEPALPLLQRELEVSPGEGALIGNTLLVTGAVVTPVAGKLGDRYGGKRVLVWLMSMVSAGGLLAALAPNLPVLLLGQVLQGAMVGALPLSFILVRKHLSAGESQVAIGLVVALFTGGGMVGMLFAGPIAEGLSWHWMFALPTAVIIATTLVVTWLMPPDPPIPSDSGIDWPGAVLLSGTLLAFMLGLVTVTRDGGPPPFAVGAIAVAVVALATGWVAVERRAASPMVDLRMLTRPAMRHAFVFTFLITISSGMVLLLLPQLFAVPADEYGFGAGATDIGLFLLPGAIAGAASDSVGGIAARRFGPRAVVVVGAVVMAATMLTLASLHTAPWHLVLAKVLTAFAAGVATTALLARTATAVGAEDTGIATGLLVVTRVIGVALGAQAGGAILDAGADPTTGGATESAFVTGFVVAGLVAMLPLLVVRVTKKEARA from the coding sequence ATGTCCGAAGCCGTGGTTCCCCCGGTTCGCATGTGCAGACCGTCGATCGGTGCCCTCGGCATCCTGGCACTCGCCCTGGGCGCCCTGCAGTCCGTCGTGGAGCCTGCACTGCCCTTACTGCAAAGGGAGTTGGAGGTCAGTCCTGGCGAAGGCGCGCTGATCGGCAACACCTTGCTCGTCACCGGCGCGGTCGTCACACCCGTCGCAGGCAAACTCGGCGACCGTTACGGCGGAAAGCGGGTTCTGGTGTGGCTGATGAGCATGGTCTCGGCCGGCGGCCTGCTGGCCGCCCTGGCGCCGAACCTACCGGTACTGCTGCTCGGTCAGGTGTTGCAGGGCGCCATGGTCGGTGCACTGCCCCTCTCCTTCATCCTGGTGCGCAAGCACCTTTCGGCGGGTGAGTCCCAGGTGGCGATCGGGCTGGTCGTCGCGCTGTTCACGGGCGGCGGCATGGTGGGCATGCTGTTCGCCGGGCCGATCGCCGAAGGACTGTCCTGGCACTGGATGTTCGCGCTGCCCACGGCCGTGATCATCGCGACGACGCTGGTCGTGACATGGCTGATGCCGCCTGATCCGCCGATCCCCTCGGACAGCGGGATCGACTGGCCCGGCGCGGTTCTGCTGAGCGGTACGTTGCTCGCGTTCATGCTCGGCCTCGTCACGGTGACGCGGGACGGTGGCCCGCCGCCCTTCGCGGTCGGTGCCATCGCGGTGGCCGTGGTCGCCCTCGCCACCGGATGGGTCGCCGTTGAGCGCCGGGCGGCCTCGCCGATGGTCGATCTGCGCATGCTGACAAGGCCTGCCATGAGGCATGCGTTCGTGTTCACGTTCCTCATCACCATCAGTTCGGGGATGGTGCTCCTGCTGCTTCCGCAACTGTTCGCGGTACCGGCCGACGAGTACGGCTTCGGGGCGGGCGCCACCGACATCGGCCTGTTCCTGCTACCCGGTGCCATCGCCGGGGCGGCGAGCGATTCGGTCGGCGGGATCGCGGCGCGGCGCTTCGGTCCGCGTGCCGTCGTCGTCGTGGGCGCCGTCGTCATGGCGGCCACGATGCTCACCCTGGCGTCACTGCACACCGCGCCATGGCACCTCGTCCTCGCGAAGGTGCTGACCGCGTTCGCAGCGGGTGTCGCCACCACGGCGCTGCTCGCCCGCACCGCCACCGCCGTCGGGGCCGAGGACACCGGCATCGCCACCGGCCTGCTCGTGGTGACGCGCGTGATCGGCGTCGCCCTGGGTGCCCAGGCCGGCGGCGCGATCCTCGACGCCGGAGCCGACCCGACGACCGGGGGAGCGACCGAATCGGCGTTCGTCACGGGATTCGTCGTCGCCGGCCTCGTCGCCATGTTGCCGCTGCTCGTCGTCCGCGTCACGAAGAAGGAGGCCCGAGCATGA
- a CDS encoding FAD-dependent monooxygenase: MTPTGLPANVSATAKRSVLISGASISGPALAYWLARSGYEVTVVEKAHALRGGGYPIDIRGTATEVVRRMGILPRLRDAHIDSRRGTFLDADGSEVASLDLRAVTGSAGGQDPTGQDLEVRRGDLAEALHAVVQDDVEFLFGDSIDTLDQSGRGVDVAFRGGRRRTYDLMIGADGMHSHTRKILFGPEARFHRPLGYCFAVFTMPNTFGLSRELVMWNVPGKAAALYAVGNNDELHTFLTFHQPEPLLEALRDPDARRDLVATAFADAGWEIPALVEAMRHAEDLFIDTAAQIRMPHWSSDRVALVGDAAYAPSFLTGQGSSLALAGAYMLAHSLATNRDHTAAFTAYERDVRAYVAMNQALVDNGAATLFPTTARALEQRNTMLRDLVTMPSAPARPAYSALTLPEYAGSR, translated from the coding sequence ATGACACCCACCGGTCTGCCGGCGAACGTGAGCGCCACCGCGAAGCGCAGCGTGCTGATCTCCGGGGCCAGTATCTCCGGACCCGCGCTGGCGTACTGGCTGGCCCGGTCCGGATACGAGGTCACCGTGGTGGAGAAGGCGCACGCGCTGCGGGGCGGGGGCTACCCGATCGACATCCGCGGTACCGCGACAGAGGTGGTCCGGCGGATGGGCATACTGCCGCGGCTGCGGGACGCGCACATCGACTCGCGCCGCGGCACCTTCCTCGACGCCGACGGCAGCGAGGTGGCCTCGCTCGACCTGCGCGCCGTAACCGGCAGCGCCGGGGGACAGGATCCAACCGGACAGGATCTAGAGGTGCGTCGCGGGGACCTGGCCGAGGCCCTCCACGCAGTGGTGCAGGACGACGTGGAGTTCCTGTTCGGCGACTCCATCGACACCCTCGACCAGTCCGGCCGAGGGGTCGACGTCGCCTTCCGGGGTGGACGACGGCGCACGTACGACCTGATGATCGGGGCCGACGGAATGCACTCGCACACCCGGAAGATTCTGTTCGGCCCCGAAGCACGGTTCCACCGTCCCCTCGGCTACTGTTTCGCCGTCTTCACCATGCCCAACACCTTCGGGCTCTCCCGTGAACTCGTGATGTGGAACGTCCCGGGGAAAGCCGCGGCCCTCTACGCCGTCGGGAACAACGACGAACTGCACACCTTCCTGACCTTCCACCAACCGGAACCGCTGCTCGAAGCCCTCCGGGACCCCGATGCCCGACGCGACCTGGTCGCCACGGCCTTCGCGGACGCGGGTTGGGAGATCCCCGCCTTGGTCGAGGCCATGCGCCACGCGGAGGACCTGTTCATCGACACCGCCGCTCAGATCCGCATGCCCCACTGGTCCAGCGACCGCGTCGCGCTCGTCGGCGACGCCGCGTACGCCCCCTCGTTCCTCACCGGACAAGGTTCCAGCCTCGCGCTGGCCGGCGCTTACATGCTCGCTCACTCCCTGGCCACGAACCGGGACCACACGGCCGCCTTCACCGCCTACGAACGAGACGTCCGCGCCTACGTGGCCATGAACCAGGCACTCGTCGACAACGGGGCGGCCACACTCTTTCCCACCACGGCGCGGGCGCTGGAGCAGCGCAACACCATGCTGCGCGATCTCGTCACCATGCCCTCCGCACCGGCGAGACCGGCCTACTCGGCCCTCACACTGCCCGAATACGCGGGGAGCCGGTAG